In Candidatus Thermoplasmatota archaeon, the genomic stretch CAGGAACTTGAAACCATAGAAACAGCACGTTGAAAAAAATCATTAAATTATGCGATAGCATACGATTGAATCAAGTTTTTTTGAGAACCATAGGCTTTATGAAAGAGTTATGGTTTGCAGGCTGTTATGAGACATCTTTCTGTTGGTATTTTTCATGATGAAAACCTTGGTCGAGAACTTGGCAAAAAAGGAACTGAAAGCGATATTGTGTTGTGTCATAAAAAAACACAGGATTGCATCTATACATTTATGCATCCTGTTGGTGATAAGCTTTCATCGAAAACCCAGATTATTCAAAGTATTGATGCAGCAATTATTGTGTGTTCAACGCTTTCTGCAGAGGTTGGAGAAACAATTCTCCTGCTTGATGCAGTAGGTATCAACAAAGGTTTAATCGTGGTTCCTGCGTTTTCAGATACAACTCAGATGAAACGGTTACTACAAGATACCAGCCTTGCAGGTTTTCCGATTGTTGAACGAAATCTTCATACAATCATGGGGTTGCTTGAGCAGATCAACCCAGAGCGAGACAATACTAGTCCACCAATTGTGGTAATTGATCATGCATTTACTGTTAAGGGTGTTGGTGAAATTATTCTTGGATTTGTAAAAAAAGGAGTTGTTCATAAACATGATAAATTACTCCTAACGCCAGGTGGTAAAGAGATCCTGGTTCGTTCGATTCAAATGCAAGATGCTGATTTTGAGACTGCTCCTGCTGGTGCCCGTGTAGGTCTTGCGTTGAAAGGAGCAAGTATTGATGAGTTGAAACGAGGATGCATACTGTGTTCACCAGGAAGTATTCAAACAAGTTCAACAGGTTTGCTTTCCTTTCAAAAAAACAAATTTTACCCTGAGGTAAAAAACGGTGTTTTCCATGTTACCGTAGGTATGCAGACCGTACCTGTAACGATTACTGCTGTTTCTCATGAATCCTTACAAATCCAATTGGATCGGCTGATTGGTTTTTCAAAAGACGATACGTTCTTACTGTTTGATTTGAATGCAAAAAAACTGCATCTTATCGGGAAAGGAAAAATGCTGTCATCAGAGGTTTAACAGTGTTTGCCAACTTTTATAATAGAGAAGTTGTTTACACGGTAGGGTCATTTTATGGTGGTTAATTACGATCGTTTGTTTTCACGACGTTCAAAAACCCTGAAATCATCAGAAATTCGAGAATTACTGAAGTTAACACAAAGTGAAGGGTTTATCTCACTTGGTGGCGGGTTGCCAAATCCCGAGGCATTTCCAGTTGAGATCATCCATGAATGCATTGAAAAGGTATTCAAAACCAATATTTTGAACGCTTTACAATATGGAACAACTGAGGGACTACCAATTCTTCGGAGTGCACTTGCGAAACGGATGCAAGAAAAAAAAGGCATCGATTGTCAGATGCATGACATTCTGATTACGAGCGGTGCCCAGCAAGCCTTATCTCTAACTGCGTTTAATTTTTTAGACCCTGGCGACATGTATCTAACAAGTGCTCCTACGTACCTTGGTGCGTTGCAGGCGTTCCATGCATATCAGGCAAACTGTGAAGCAATCCCAATGAACAGTTCAGGTATAGACATTGAGGCGTTACGACGAAATCTGAAACGACTTCATCGAACCGGCATTATCCCAAAATTTTATTACACCGTTGCAACGTTTCAAAACCCCTCTGGAGAAACCATCTCTCTTGAAGATCGAAAAGCACTCCTTGAGATTGCCTCTGAATATGATTTTCTCATTATCGAAGATGATCCGTACGGTGATCTTATCTTTGAAGGTGACCCAATTCCGCCAATTAAAGCATTTGATAAACGAGGGCGAGTAGTATACATCAGCACCTTTTCAAAGATTCTGGCACCTGGTTTCCGACTTGCCTGGGTGATTGCCTCTGAAGATATCATCAATAAGTTTGCATTGACAAAGCAATCTATGGATCTTTGTTCAAATGTATTTACCCAGTATGTTGCCTATGAGTATATTGCTGGTGGATATCTTGATCAGCAGGTTGAACATATCAGGAGATTGTACAAGCATAAACGTGATGTGATGATCCAAGCACTCGAGGAGTTTTTCCCAAAGAATGTGAAATGGACGGTGCCGAAGGGTGGTATGTTTTTATGGGTGACGCTACCGAAACAAATCAATACACGGTTGATGTTTAAAAAAGCTCTTGCAAAAAAAGTTGCATATGTGGTTGGTGACGCGTTTTTCCCTGATGGGAGTAATTATAATTCGATGAGGTTGAATTTTTCGTATTCCGATGATGAGGTACTCCGTGAAGGGATCAGGAGGCTTGCTGAAGTAATTAAAGAAGAAATGGCTGCAACCTATGATAAAGAACCGTTTTTTGTTGAGGGCGTATAACCCTCAGCATGCTCGTTCTTGTGCTGGTTTTTTCCCCTGAAAAAGTGCCAGGGGTGTTTTCCATTTTGGTATTTTGTCAGCGCAGCTTTAAATAGTATTACTGAGAAAAAATGATATGAATATTCTTCGAGAGATTCTGAGAGAGATGGACTGTGAAAACACATCAAGTAGTTGAGAGATTAAAATTCGGTATGATCGTTGGTGCTGTAGTGCTGTTTCTTGGTGTGTTCTTTCCTCATCAACCAACGAAGGCATCTGGGACAACGCTGTACGTTGGACCAGGACAACCGTATGAAAAAATTCAAGATGCGATTACTGCGGCTGCTCCTGGTGACACGGTTTTTGTCTTTGAGGGTTTGTATTCTGAGCGTCTCGTGATTACAAAGGATTTGACACTTACCGGTGAAAATCGGGAGACGACGGTGATTACCTATGGCGCTGGTGGTCATATTGTTGAAATCAAAGGAACTGAAGCAGCATCTATTACGGTGCACGTTTCCGGTTTTACGATTCGAAATGCGGTCGGTCAAGGGTATGACGCCCTTGCGTGTTCATACCTACGGGATGGTT encodes the following:
- a CDS encoding PLP-dependent aminotransferase family protein is translated as MVVNYDRLFSRRSKTLKSSEIRELLKLTQSEGFISLGGGLPNPEAFPVEIIHECIEKVFKTNILNALQYGTTEGLPILRSALAKRMQEKKGIDCQMHDILITSGAQQALSLTAFNFLDPGDMYLTSAPTYLGALQAFHAYQANCEAIPMNSSGIDIEALRRNLKRLHRTGIIPKFYYTVATFQNPSGETISLEDRKALLEIASEYDFLIIEDDPYGDLIFEGDPIPPIKAFDKRGRVVYISTFSKILAPGFRLAWVIASEDIINKFALTKQSMDLCSNVFTQYVAYEYIAGGYLDQQVEHIRRLYKHKRDVMIQALEEFFPKNVKWTVPKGGMFLWVTLPKQINTRLMFKKALAKKVAYVVGDAFFPDGSNYNSMRLNFSYSDDEVLREGIRRLAEVIKEEMAATYDKEPFFVEGV
- a CDS encoding EF-Tu/IF-2/RF-3 family GTPase, which translates into the protein MRHLSVGIFHDENLGRELGKKGTESDIVLCHKKTQDCIYTFMHPVGDKLSSKTQIIQSIDAAIIVCSTLSAEVGETILLLDAVGINKGLIVVPAFSDTTQMKRLLQDTSLAGFPIVERNLHTIMGLLEQINPERDNTSPPIVVIDHAFTVKGVGEIILGFVKKGVVHKHDKLLLTPGGKEILVRSIQMQDADFETAPAGARVGLALKGASIDELKRGCILCSPGSIQTSSTGLLSFQKNKFYPEVKNGVFHVTVGMQTVPVTITAVSHESLQIQLDRLIGFSKDDTFLLFDLNAKKLHLIGKGKMLSSEV